A part of Arachis hypogaea cultivar Tifrunner chromosome 12, arahy.Tifrunner.gnm2.J5K5, whole genome shotgun sequence genomic DNA contains:
- the LOC112729174 gene encoding uncharacterized protein, with protein MEHAGLSYSSEMLVDIDDYVGALSDAVTPIFVVGAMVNGKVKRDNTHDYISVSDYPLGAKCCVGLICDALEQKWKLF; from the exons atggAACATGCAGGCCTATCTTATAGCTCAGAAATGTTGGTCGACATAGATGACTATGTCGGGGCCCTAAGTGATGCCGTGACTCCTATTTTTGTG GTGGGTGCGATGgtaaatggaaaagtaaaaagggACAATACACATGATTACATTTCTG TTTCTGATTATCCACTTGGTGCTAAATGCTGCGTAGGCCTTATCTGTGATGCATTGGAGCAGAAGTGGAAGTTATTCTGA
- the LOC112727072 gene encoding uncharacterized protein isoform X1, with protein MFTPCANSKLKHKRDKKQTETQCWEEEEQENHGNKILEDPSLKGGLIKKTKLQECDESMGPEEDGTTMMGLAGIPVAPCYRGSKGGIYFVLQNASLVAAYVGKRYQILNPDEHANFLRRKNKNPYDYRPDIVHEALLQIMGSRLCMAGRVHGVFIKTDEGILIRVEPNTQIPKTLGSFCNMMAELLQKFSIKSKGNRGKLLRLIENPVTQHLPVNSRKIGLSVSSPKAVQINDYVAAANHDENLVFVVGAMAHGKIDAEYVDDLISVSALPLSAGTCLRRICVALERNQKIH; from the exons ATGTTCACTCCTTGTGCAAACAGTAAGCTGAAGCATAAGAGGGAtaaaaaacaaactgaaacccaATGTTGGGAGGAGGAAGAGCAAGAGAATCATGGTAACAAGATCCTTGAAGACCCTTCTCTCAAGGGGGGTCTTATTAAAAAG ACAAAGCTTCAGGAGTGTGATGAATCAATGGGGCCCGAAGAAGATGGTACTACAATGATGGGGCTTGCAGGAATTCCTGTAGCACCTTGCTACCGGGGATCAAAAGGTGGaatctattttgttcttcaaaatGCCTCGCTGGTTGCTGCTTATGTTGGGAAg AGGTATCAGATTTTGAATCCAGACGAGCATGCCAATTTCCTGCGAAGGAAAAACAAGAACCCCTATGATTATAGGCCTGATATTGTGCATGAG GCCCTTCTTCAAATTATGGGTAGTAGGCTTTGCATGGCCGGTAGGGTACATGGTGTATTCATTAAAACTGATGAAGGAATACTTATCCGAGTGGAACCAAACACCCAGATACCAAAGACTCTGGGAAGCTTTTGCAACATGATGG CTGAGCTACTGCAAAAGTTCAGCATCAAATCAAAGGGTAATCGTGGAAAACTTTTGCGCCTAATTGAAAATCCTGTAACTCAACACTTACCCGTTAACTCTCGTAAGATTG GGCTTTCCGTCAGTTCACCTAAGGCTGTTCAAATTAATGACTATGTCGCCGCTGCCAATCATGATGAGAACCTTGTGTTTGTG GTTGGTGCAATGGCTCATGGAAAGATAGATGCTGAATATGTTGATGATCTTATATCAG TTTCTGCATTGCCCTTGAGTGCTGGGACATGTCTGAGACGTATCTGTGTTGCGTTGGAGAGGAATCAGAAGATTCACTGA
- the LOC112727072 gene encoding uncharacterized protein isoform X2, with product MGPEEDGTTMMGLAGIPVAPCYRGSKGGIYFVLQNASLVAAYVGKRYQILNPDEHANFLRRKNKNPYDYRPDIVHEALLQIMGSRLCMAGRVHGVFIKTDEGILIRVEPNTQIPKTLGSFCNMMAELLQKFSIKSKGNRGKLLRLIENPVTQHLPVNSRKIGLSVSSPKAVQINDYVAAANHDENLVFVVGAMAHGKIDAEYVDDLISVSALPLSAGTCLRRICVALERNQKIH from the exons ATGGGGCCCGAAGAAGATGGTACTACAATGATGGGGCTTGCAGGAATTCCTGTAGCACCTTGCTACCGGGGATCAAAAGGTGGaatctattttgttcttcaaaatGCCTCGCTGGTTGCTGCTTATGTTGGGAAg AGGTATCAGATTTTGAATCCAGACGAGCATGCCAATTTCCTGCGAAGGAAAAACAAGAACCCCTATGATTATAGGCCTGATATTGTGCATGAG GCCCTTCTTCAAATTATGGGTAGTAGGCTTTGCATGGCCGGTAGGGTACATGGTGTATTCATTAAAACTGATGAAGGAATACTTATCCGAGTGGAACCAAACACCCAGATACCAAAGACTCTGGGAAGCTTTTGCAACATGATGG CTGAGCTACTGCAAAAGTTCAGCATCAAATCAAAGGGTAATCGTGGAAAACTTTTGCGCCTAATTGAAAATCCTGTAACTCAACACTTACCCGTTAACTCTCGTAAGATTG GGCTTTCCGTCAGTTCACCTAAGGCTGTTCAAATTAATGACTATGTCGCCGCTGCCAATCATGATGAGAACCTTGTGTTTGTG GTTGGTGCAATGGCTCATGGAAAGATAGATGCTGAATATGTTGATGATCTTATATCAG TTTCTGCATTGCCCTTGAGTGCTGGGACATGTCTGAGACGTATCTGTGTTGCGTTGGAGAGGAATCAGAAGATTCACTGA